Proteins from one Bos indicus x Bos taurus breed Angus x Brahman F1 hybrid chromosome 19, Bos_hybrid_MaternalHap_v2.0, whole genome shotgun sequence genomic window:
- the MPO gene encoding myeloperoxidase — MRLLLGLAGLLAVLIMLQPSEGVPPAVPGEVDTSVVLTCMEEAKRLVDKVYKERRESIKQRLHSGLASPMELLSYFKQPVAATRTAVRAADYLHVALSLLERKLRALWPGRFNVTDVLTPAQLNLLSKTSGCAHQDLGVSCPEKDEYRTITGQCNNRRSPTLGASNRPFVRWLPAEYEDGFSLPFGWTPRVKRNGFPVPLARAVSNEIVRFPTEKLTPDQQRSLMFMQWGQLLDHDLDFSPEPAARVSFLTGINCETSCLQQPPCFPLKIPPNDPRIKNQQDCIPFFRSSPACTQSNITIRNQINALTSFVDASMVYGSEDPLAMRLRNLTNQLGLLAVNTRFQDNGRALLPFDTLRHDPCRLTNRSANIPCFLAGDSRASEMPELTSMHTLFVREHNRLAKELKRLNAHWNGERLYQEARKIVGAMVQIITYRDYLPLVLGREAMRKYLRPYCSYNDSVDPRISNVFTNAFRYGHTLIQPFMFRLNSRYQPMQPNPRVPLSRVFFASWRVVLEGGIDPILRGLMATPAKLNRQNQIAVDEIRERLFEQVMRIGLDLPALNMQRSRDHGLPGYNAWRRFCGLPVPNTVGELGTVLRNLDLARRLMKLYQTPNNIDIWIGGVAEPLNKNGRVGPLLACLIGTQFRKLRDGDRFWWQNKGVFSKKQQQALAKISLPRIICDNTGITFVSKNNIFMSNRFPRDFVRCSRVPALNLAPWRERR, encoded by the exons ATGAGGCTGCTCCTGGGCTTGGCGGGACTCCTGGCAGTTCTGATCATGCTCCAGCCCTCGGAGGGTGTCCCTCCAG CTGTCCCAGGGGAAGTGGATACCTCGGTGGTGCTGACCTGCATGGAGGAGGCCAAGCGGCTAGTGGACAAAGTCTACAAGGAGCGGCGGGAAAG CATCAAGCAGCGGCTTCACAGTGGCTTGGCCAGCCCCATGGAACTCCTGTCCTACTTCAAGCAGCCAGTGGCGGCCACCAGGACCGCTGTGAGGGCGGCTGACTACCTGCACGTGGCCCTCAGCCTGCTGGAGAGGAAGCTGAGGGCCCTGTGGCCAGGCCGCTTCAACGTCACAG ACGTGCTGACCCCAGCCCAGCTGAACCTGCTGTCCAAGACTAGCGGCTGCGCCCACCAGGACCTGGGGGTGAGCTGCCCAGAGAAGGACGAGTACCGAACCATCACCGGGCAGTGCAACAACAG GCGCAGCCCCACTCTGGGGGCTTCCAACCGCCCCTTTGTACGCTGGCTGCCGGCGGAGTACGAGGATGGCTTCTCGCTGCCCTTCGGCTGGACGCCCCGGGTCAAGCGCAACGGCTTCCCAGTTCCCCTG GCTCGCGCCGTGTCCAATGAGATCGTGCGCTTCCCCACGGAGAAGCTGACTCCGGACCAGCAGCGCTCACTCATGTTCATGCAGTGGGGCCAGCTGCTCGACCACGACCTCGACTTCTCCCCCGAACCGGCCGCCCGCGTCTCCTTCCTCACCGGCATCAACTGCGAGACCAGCTGCCTGCAGCAGCCGCCTTGCTTCCCGCTCAAG ATCCCGCCCAATGACCCCCGCATCAAGAACCAGCAGGACTGCATCCCTTTCTTCCGCTCCAGTCCTGCCTGCACCCAGAGCAACATCACCATCCGCAACCAGATCAACGCGCTCACCTCCTTCGTGGACGCCAGCATGGTCTACGGCAGCGAGGACCCCTTGGCCATGAGGCTGCGCAACCTGACCAACCAGCTGGGGCTGCTGGCCGTCAACACCCGCTTCCAGGACAACGGCCGGGCCCTGCTGCCCTTCGACACCCTGCGCCATGACCCCTGCCGCCTCACCAACCGCTCTGCGAACATCCCCTGCTTCCTGGCAG GGGACTCCCGTGCGAGTGAGATGCCTGAGCTCACCTCCATGCACACACTCTTTGTGCGGGAGCACAACCGGCTGGCCAAAGAGCTCAAGCGCCTGAACGCCCACTGGAATGGAGAGAGGCTCTATCAGGAAGCCCGAAAGATCGTGGGAGCCATGGTCCAG ATCATCACTTACCGGGATTACCTGCCGCTGGTGCTGGGGCGGGAGGCCATGCGGAAGTACCTGCGCCCCTACTGCTCCTACAACGACTCGGTGGACCCGCGCATCTCCAACGTCTTCACCAACGCCTTCCGCTACGGCCACACCCTCATCCAACCCTTCATGTTCCGCCTGAACAGTCGATACCAACCTATGCAGCCCAACCCCCGCGTGCCGCTCAGCAGAGTCTTTTTTGCCAGCTGGAGGGTTGTGCTCGAAG GTGGCATCGACCCCATCCTGCGGGGCCTCATGGCCACCCCTGCGAAGCTGAACCGCCAGAACCAAATCGCGGTGGACGAGATCCGGGAGCGGCTGTTTGAGCAGGTCATGAGGATCGGGCTGGACCTGCCTGCGCTCAACATGCAGCGCAGCCGCGACCACGGCCTCCCTG GGTACAACGCCTGGAGGCGCTTCTGTGGGCTCCCAGTGCCCAACACGGTGGGTGAGCTGGGCACAGTCCTGAGGAACCTGGACCTGGCGAGGAGGCTGATGAAACTGTACCAGACGCCCAACAACATTGACATCTGGATAGGCGGCGTAGCTGAGCCCTTGAACAAAAATGGCCGCGTGGGCCCGCTGCTCGCCTGCCTCATTGGGACCCAGTTCAGGAAGCTCCGTGATGGTGACCG GTTCTGGTGGCAGAACAAGGGCGTGTTCagcaagaagcagcagcaggccctCGCCAAGATCTCCTTGCCCCGCATCATCTGTGACAACACAGGCATCACCTTCGTGTCCAAGAACAACATCTTCATGTCCAACAGATTCCCTCGGGACTTTGTCCGCTGCAGTAGGGTGCCGGCATTGAACCTGGCTCCCTGGAGGGAAAGGCGCTAG